The genomic region ATCGTCGCTGGTGGCCAGGTTTTCCATGACCAGGCTGTAGCCGAAGTCGGCGCGCTCCAGCTTCCAGTTGCGCTGGGCATCCATGCGCACGATAAATGAGTTGAAGCCGCTGGCCCCAAGCTCTACTACGCCCCGGAGCTTGCCATTGACAGGCTCGGCCGCACGATACGTAAACGCCGGCGTAACCGGGGAAGCAGCAGCAACCGGTGCTGCTGCCGGGGCCGGGGCTAGGGCGGGGGTGGGCGCTGCAGCTACTGGTGCCGGGGTGGTGGTAGCTGCGGCTGTGATAGTTGGGGCCGCCGGGGCGGCATCGGTGCGGCGCACAGGCATGCTGGCCACAATTTCGCCGCTCATCGTTACGATGTCGCCCTCCTTGAGGGCTATCTTCCGGCCATCCGGATACTCAATAATGCCGCTTTTGTAGTTGATTTTGATGCTGCCCGGCAGCATTACGTTTTTGGTAAGCGCAATGATTTTATCATCCTTGCGCAATACCACTTCATGGTCCTGCACTATGAAGTGCTGGGCTTTGGCCGGGGCTGCGGCCGTAGCGGTCGTTGACTGAGCCAATAATGCTGCAGGTGTCGAAAGCAGCATCATGAGTGAGAGAGAGAGTACGTGTCGAAGCATATAGAGGAAGCAGACCATGAGTTGATAGCACAATGTCACAAGAATAGTGCATTGAAACATAATGATTCTATAATTTTTAGCTGGATGGGCCTGTTTTCTGGTCGAACAACATCAAATATGCTTCCAGCTGAGGCCGCTCAGACGCAACAACCACGCCTAGCCGAAGCCGGGCGTGGTTGCGAAGAAGGGAACCGGCGGTGAACTGGTGGCGGCTACTAGCGGCCAATCTGGGCGTCAAGAGCCTGTAGCTGCTGATTGAGGCTGTTGATGGCTGTCTGGTTGGCCGGGTTGGGCGTCATCAGGCTGATTTTCTCGGTGAGGAGTTGCACTTTGCGGGTCAGCAGCGACGTCAGGTCGTTGGGGGTGCCGATGGCCGTGACGCTGGTGGTGGTGGGGGCGGTAGGAGCGGCGCCTTTCTGCACATAAGTGGTGTACTGTGAATCGGTGGGCACCGAATTGTCGCCGCGGGCGGCGGCGGCACTGGCGGGCGTGGCAAATACGATGTCGCCGGCGGTGGTCACGTAGTCGCCTTCGCCGAGCGTGGTTTTCTTGCCCGTCGGAAACTCCACAATGCCGCTCTTATAATTTACCTTCGTGCCGTTGGGGAGTACCACGTTTTTGGTGAGCGGCGTCAGGCGGGTGCCCTGCCGAAGCATCACCTCGGCATTCTGCATCACATACTGGTCGGAGCGGGCAGGGACGGTAGCACCGGCAGTTTTCGGCGCGGTTTTCGTTTGGGCGGTGCCACAATACGGTGCCGCTACCATCAATACGGCCGTAACGGCCAGGAAAGCAAGGTTTTTCATTCGATAAAGTGCTTAGGATGAGAGGAGGTTTCTGCTTACGGAAGCCTGCCTGAAAAGGCCGGAAGGTCCGGCTCGAGAAAAATAAAAAAATAATCGAGGGGAACAAATGTTGCTACATAAAATGTATGTACATATATTTGTGACATCATTTCCCCGCAGCGCATGTCGGCCATGAAAATTGAGGACGAAATCAAGCAGACTGTTTTCCGCGACGCCCACCAGAAAGCCCAGATCAACGTGATATTCACGGCTGGCTGGCTGGGGCAGCGGCAGGCCGCGGCTTTCAAATCCTTTGGTATCACGCTGCCTCAGTTCAACATTCTGCGCATCCTGCGCGGCCAGCACCCCAAGCCGGCCACCGTGAATCTGCTGATTGAGCGGATGCTGGACAAAACCAGCAATGCCTCGCGCATCGTTGACAAGCTGGAAAGCAAAGCCCTCGTGACGCGCACCGTGTGCCCCAGCAACCGCCGCGCCGTTGATATCTGCATTACGGATGCCGGCCTGGAGTTGCTGCAGCGCATGGACCTGGTGATGCAGGAGCAACCCATCGGCATGCATAATCTTACCGAAGACGAAGCCGCTCAGCTGAGCGCGTTGCTTGATAAAATCCGGGATTAAACGGCCCGTTCCTTTCGCTTACTAACCACACCTTTTCTTTTTTTCAACATCATGAAAAAGCTCCTTTTGCCCGCTCTTATTGCTGTTTCGCTGCTGGCTGCCCCGGCCTACGCCGGCAACCCTGCCACGGCCGCTGCCGCTGCCCGCACCAGCAAAGCTGCCGATAAGTCGTATAAGCTGCAGCCGCAGCTGAGCACGCTGGGCTGGGTAGGTAAAAAAGTAACCGGCCAGCACAACGGCAACATCCAGTTCAAGGATGGCAACGTGCTGGTACGCGGCACCCAAATTGTAGGTGGCACGTTCACGGTCGACATGAACTCGCTGAAAGTGGAGGACATCAAGGAAGCCGAATACAACGGCAAGCTGGTGGGCCACCTGCGTTCCGAAGACTTCTTCAGCATCGAGAAGAACCCAACCTCGACGTTCAAAATCACGAAAGTAGCCCCGCTGAAAGCTGACGCGGCCGGCAACAACGCCACCATCACCGGCGACCTGACCATCAAAGGCATCACCCAGAGCATCAGCTTCCCGGCTAAAACGGGCGTGAAAGGCGGCGTAGCTTCGGCCACCGGCACGGCTACCATCGACCGCACCAAGTTCGACATCAAGTACGGCTCCAAGTCGTTCTTCGAAAGCATCGGCGACAAGGCCATCATGGATGACTTCACGATGAGCTTCAACGTTATTGCCAAGCAATAATCCTGCTAGTGAAATGCCGTTGAATGGATGATTCGGCATTACGTTAAAAAGCCCCTCTGGCTATTGCCAGAGGGGCTTTTTTGTGTGCGTGGCGGCTGGCTAGCGCGCCGGTACCAAATGGGTGTTGAACTCGATAAGCTGTTGCCGAAGCTGGGCCTGCACTCGGGGTTGCGGGTGCCGCTGTGGCCCGGCGGCCAGGTTGCGCAGATCGTAGCTCAGCCACTGCTGGGCGTCCTCGGAATCAAACTCCAGATCGTGGTCGGTGTCCTGGCGAAGCAGCACTAGCAGCGTGGGGGCCTGGGGCAGCACCAGTAGCTTGGCTACCTGAGTGCCGGCAGGCGCTGGTAGCTGCCGGAGGTTGCGGCCGTCGCGGTCGGCTACGTAGAGGGCGCTGGCGTCGGAGGTGGTCAGCTCCCCGTCGCGGTTGAAATCCTGGGTGACCAGGGTGCAGAACAGGAAGGGGTAGCGGGCAGCCGGCTGCGCCGACGAGTTAACTTCTGTAATCAGGAAACGGCCGTGCGGCAGCAGCAAATGCGTGGTCTGGTCGGGCTGGTGCGTGAACAGCAGATTGAAGACCTGTCCCTGACTGCCGTAGCTGCTGCTACTCTCGACTGAGAGTGAAATCTTGTCGCGCAGATTCCGTCCGCCGTTTTTCATGCCCACTTCCACAGGCTGGTAATAGTAGGCGGAGCTATCCACAAAAACCGGTTCGCCGAGCACCACGCGGTACTGCTGGGCGGCTTTGCGCACGGCGGCCGTATCGGGGGCAGCTTTGGCCACTGTGCCGGTAGTGGCCGGGCGCCCAGCCGGGCCGTCGGACGAGCAGGAGGGGAGGGCACTGAGCAGCAGCAGGGCCGGCAGGTAGCGGAATAGGGGCATAGCGCGGATATTTTCCGGCAAGTAACTGGTTATTCCGATACTGCCAACTTACTCCGGCAGCACCAGCTCGCGGGGTAGCTCAAACTTGAGGCTGCGGCTTTTGGCGCGGGCGTGGAGCTGCTGCAGAAACTCGTCGATTTCGGCCTTGTACTCCAGCCACAGGTCTTCATGCAGGTTGTTGAGCACCAGCTGGGCCGTGCGGGCCGCCAGCCGGGCCGTGCCGGTATAAAAGCCGGCGTACATGCTCTCGAACTGCCCGGTGTAGTTGTCGAAGATGTGGCGCAGGGTGTACAGGTTCAGGTCCACTTCCAGGCGTTTGTCTTTGGTGATGCGGCGGGCGCGGGCCACTTCCTTGGTGGCTTTGCCCAGGGCTTTGGTGAGGCTGCGGTTGAGCAGGCGGCCGGTAGCGCCCACCGCAAACAGCTCATGAATCTGGTCGGAGGCCTGCTCGAACACGGTTTCGGTGGTTATGTCGGGCAGTAGCTCGTAGCAGAGCGTGTCGTAGAGCTCGGCGTCGCGGCGGGCGGCGCGCAGCAGCAGGGCCTCCTTTTCCTTGTCGGACAGCTTCTTGAGGGCGCGCTTGAATTCGGCGGACGGAACGGGCATGGCAGTTGGAGAGGCGGAAACAGGCTAATCAGCCGGAAAATTACGGCGGATTTCCCGGAGCCTCCGCCATGCCCGGGCTGCCGCCCGAGTCCCTGCGGTAGCAGACCTTTATTCCGGTAAAATGCGGAAACGATTCAACCCCTGAATAGGTTATAGCAGGCCGGGTGACGTGTCCGCAGTCCGGTTATCTGCCCGTTTTTCCGTATTTTTGCGCCATGAACACCAAGCCGTTAATCGAGTACGACGAGGACGTACTGCTCCTGGAAGAAACCACCGACGTGCGCGACCTAATCGTGTACAACGACGACGTCAACACCTTCGACCACGTCATCAAAACCCTGATGGACGTGTGTGGCCACCAGCCCGAGCAGGCCGAGCAGTGCACGCTCCTCATCCACTACAAAGGCCAGTGCACCGTCAAGCACGGCGCCTACGAGGAGCTGGCCGCCATGTGCACCGCCCTCCACGACCGGGGAATTTCAGCGGATATCGTCTAAATGGCTAAATGGCTGCATTGTTGAATGGGTGGTTGTTCAATAAGATGCCGGAACGCCCAGCCATTTAGCCAGTAAACAATGCAACAATTCAACTGAATGGAGTTTCCTTCCAAGCTGATCGAAAACGCCGTTGGCGAGCTGTCGAAGCTGCCCGGAGTAGGTAAGAAGACGGCCCTGCGGCTGGCGCTGCACCTGCTCAAGGCCGAAGCCGACACCACAGCCACCCTGGCCGAGGCCCTGGCCAAGATGCGCTTCGAAATCCGCTACTGCGACACCTGCCACAACATTTCCGACACGCCGGAGTGCGCCATCTGTGCCAACCAGCTCCGCGACCACAGCACGGTGTGCGTGGTGTCGGACATCCGCGACGTCATTGCCATCGAGAATACCGGCCAGTACAAGGGCACCTACCACGTGCTGGGCGGCGTCATTTCGCCCATTGAAGGCGTGGGCCCCAGCGACCTGCAGATTGACAGCCTCGTGGCGCGTATGAGCGGGCCGGAGTCAGAAATCAAGGAAGTGATTCTGGCCATTAGCCCCACCATGGAAGGCGACACCACGGCCTTCTACCTCTCGCGCAAGCTCCGCGACTTCGAGGGCGTGCACATCAGCACCATCGCCCGCGGCATTCCGATGGGCGGCGAGCTGGAATACGCCGACGAAATCACGCTGGGCCGCAGCATCGTGGAACGCCAGCGCCAGGCGCGGTAGGTAGGTGCGTGTAGCATAGGCTTCAGCCTGTGCCGGCAGCTTACTTCTCTGTATAGTAAAGAAACCTTTCCTGTGTGTGTGGGGAAGGTTTTTTGTTTTTAAGGGCGAACAAGGATTGCGGGAGGGCACAGGCTGAAGCCTATGCTACATTTCTTACCTTTCGGCCCTCTATGCCGCCGCTATCCGTGAAGCTTTCAGTCGTCATCGTCAATTATAACGTCTGCTACTTTCTGGAGCAGGCCTTGCTGTCGGTGCGGCGAGCCACGGAACGGCTGGGCGAGCCGGTGGAGGTGTTTGTGGTGGATAACAACTCCGTGGATGGCTCCGTGGCGATGGTAAAGGCCCGGTTTCCGGAAGTCATCCTCATTGAAAACAAGGACAATCCCGGCTTCAGCAAAGGCAACAACCAGGCCTTGCGCCAGGCCACCGGCGAGTACCAGCTCCTGCTCAACCCCGACACGGTGGTGGAAGAAGACACCTTCCGGGCTTGCTGCGATTTTATGGACGCCCACCCCAACGCCGGCGGGCTGGGCGTGAAGATGCTGGACGGCCAGGGCAAGTTTCTGCCCGAAAGTAAGCGCGGCCTGCCCACGCCGGGCGTGGCGTTCTACAAGATCTTCGGGCTGGCGCGGCTGTTTCCGGCCTCGCGCCGCTTCGGGCGCTACCACCTCGGCTTCCTTGACCGGGACCAGTCCCACGAAATAGACGTGCTCAGCGGCGCCTTCATGCTCATGCGCAAAGCCACCCTCGACCAGGTGGGCCTGCTCGACGAAGACTATTTCATGTACGGCGAGGACATCGACCTCTCGTACCGCATCACGCAGGGCGGCTGGAAAAACTACTACTACCCCGGCACCCGCATCATCCATTACAAGGGCGAAAGCACCAAGCGTACCAGCGTCAACTACGTGTTCGTGTTCTACCGGGCCATGGTGATTTTCGCGCAGAAGCACTTTGCGCCGCAGCGGGCAGGGCTGTTTTCGCTGCTCATCAACGGAGCCATCTGGCTGCGGGCGGGGGCGGCGGTGGCCATGCGGCTGCTCGCCCAGGCCGCGCCCATTTTGCTGGATGCCGGCCTGATTTACGGCGGTATGTTTTTCCTGAAAAACTACTGGGAAAACAACCACAAGTACGTGCGCACCGACTACCCGCCGGAGTTTATGCTGGTGGCGGTGCCGGCTTATCTGGTGGTGTGGTTGACGTCGGCCTACCTGAGCGGGGCCTACGACCAGCCCACTAAAACGGCCCGCATCGTGCGCGGCATCTTCGTGGGCACGGTCCTGATTTCGGCCATCAGCAACTTCTTCGATGCCTACCGATTCTCCAAGGCTCTCATTATTCTGGGCGGCGGGTGGGCCGTGGTGGCGCTGGTAGGGCGGCGCCTGGCCACGCACTTCCTGCGCTACCACGATTTGCGCCTGAGCGAAAGGCGGCAGAAAAACGTGGCTATCGTGGGCTCCGGGGTGGAAAGCCTGCGGGTGCGCCACCTGCTGGAGCAGGCTGGTGTGCAGGCCCGCATCATCGGCTTCATCACGCCCGCCGCCGAAGTAACCGCCGCTGTGCTCGTAGCAGCTGACGCGCCGGGCACGTACGCGGCCGGGGGCGGCACGGCTACGCTGGCGGCGCCCCCGCTGCTCTCGGCCGGGCCTGCCGACGAGGCGCTGGGCGAGGTGCGGCAGCTGGAAGACATCATCCGCATCTACGCCCTCGATGAGTTGATTTTCTGCGGCCGCGACCTGTCGGCCAGCCAGATCATCAGCCTCATGGTAAGCTTGCCGCAGCAGCCGCCCGTGGCCTACAAAATCCTGCCTCAGGACAGCGAGTACATCATCGGCAGCTCCAGCAAAGACTCGCCCGGCGACTACTACACGCTGGATATCACCCTGAACCTGTTCCGGCCCGAGCAGGTGCGCAACAAGCGCCTGCTCGACATCTTCACCAGCCTTGTGCTGCTGCTGGCCTCGCCGCTGCTGCTGGCCCTGCAGCAGCACAAGGGCGGCTTTCTGCGCAACTGCGTGCGGGTGCTGGCCGGCTCCTGCACCTGGGTGGGGCTGCGCTACGCCGCCGCCCCCCAGCGCCTGGCCCGCGCCATCCTCTCGCCCGCCGATGGCGTGCAGGCCCGCGGCCCGCTCACCGAGGCCACCCGCCGCCGCCTGGAGCTGCTTTACGCCAAAGACTACGAGCCCGGCACCGACCTGCGCATCCTGCTCCGCCGCTTCCGCTGGCTGGGCATGGAGTAGCACGTTTGTCATTCCGACGCAGGAGGAATCTGGCCAAACTCACTCAGCCGTCTTA from Hymenobacter canadensis harbors:
- a CDS encoding DUF6799 domain-containing protein, with product MLRHVLSLSLMMLLSTPAALLAQSTTATAAAPAKAQHFIVQDHEVVLRKDDKIIALTKNVMLPGSIKINYKSGIIEYPDGRKIALKEGDIVTMSGEIVASMPVRRTDAAPAAPTITAAATTTPAPVAAAPTPALAPAPAAAPVAAASPVTPAFTYRAAEPVNGKLRGVVELGASGFNSFIVRMDAQRNWKLERADFGYSLVMENLATSDDVRKGLKAYIGQMLEYGVPGNSIYFMVSSGAQKAEVTQKIIRGLKELNYVVNTVTPEQEGQLALRATLPPAYATRGFVLDIGSGNTKISWLQNGTPQSVEATGSKYYESGMDDGKVAAELLAKAAQVPDALRTTCFIIGGVPYELAKPLRKGQERYTVLNAPEAYKQLEKAKTKAGVNIYKAVREATGCQQFVFDWDANFTIGYLLSLK
- a CDS encoding DUF6799 domain-containing protein, with protein sequence MKNLAFLAVTAVLMVAAPYCGTAQTKTAPKTAGATVPARSDQYVMQNAEVMLRQGTRLTPLTKNVVLPNGTKVNYKSGIVEFPTGKKTTLGEGDYVTTAGDIVFATPASAAAARGDNSVPTDSQYTTYVQKGAAPTAPTTTSVTAIGTPNDLTSLLTRKVQLLTEKISLMTPNPANQTAINSLNQQLQALDAQIGR
- a CDS encoding MarR family winged helix-turn-helix transcriptional regulator; this encodes MSAMKIEDEIKQTVFRDAHQKAQINVIFTAGWLGQRQAAAFKSFGITLPQFNILRILRGQHPKPATVNLLIERMLDKTSNASRIVDKLESKALVTRTVCPSNRRAVDICITDAGLELLQRMDLVMQEQPIGMHNLTEDEAAQLSALLDKIRD
- a CDS encoding YceI family protein yields the protein MKKLLLPALIAVSLLAAPAYAGNPATAAAAARTSKAADKSYKLQPQLSTLGWVGKKVTGQHNGNIQFKDGNVLVRGTQIVGGTFTVDMNSLKVEDIKEAEYNGKLVGHLRSEDFFSIEKNPTSTFKITKVAPLKADAAGNNATITGDLTIKGITQSISFPAKTGVKGGVASATGTATIDRTKFDIKYGSKSFFESIGDKAIMDDFTMSFNVIAKQ
- a CDS encoding ATP-dependent Clp protease adaptor ClpS; this translates as MNTKPLIEYDEDVLLLEETTDVRDLIVYNDDVNTFDHVIKTLMDVCGHQPEQAEQCTLLIHYKGQCTVKHGAYEELAAMCTALHDRGISADIV
- the recR gene encoding recombination mediator RecR, with the translated sequence MEFPSKLIENAVGELSKLPGVGKKTALRLALHLLKAEADTTATLAEALAKMRFEIRYCDTCHNISDTPECAICANQLRDHSTVCVVSDIRDVIAIENTGQYKGTYHVLGGVISPIEGVGPSDLQIDSLVARMSGPESEIKEVILAISPTMEGDTTAFYLSRKLRDFEGVHISTIARGIPMGGELEYADEITLGRSIVERQRQAR
- a CDS encoding glycosyltransferase family 2 protein, whose product is MPPLSVKLSVVIVNYNVCYFLEQALLSVRRATERLGEPVEVFVVDNNSVDGSVAMVKARFPEVILIENKDNPGFSKGNNQALRQATGEYQLLLNPDTVVEEDTFRACCDFMDAHPNAGGLGVKMLDGQGKFLPESKRGLPTPGVAFYKIFGLARLFPASRRFGRYHLGFLDRDQSHEIDVLSGAFMLMRKATLDQVGLLDEDYFMYGEDIDLSYRITQGGWKNYYYPGTRIIHYKGESTKRTSVNYVFVFYRAMVIFAQKHFAPQRAGLFSLLINGAIWLRAGAAVAMRLLAQAAPILLDAGLIYGGMFFLKNYWENNHKYVRTDYPPEFMLVAVPAYLVVWLTSAYLSGAYDQPTKTARIVRGIFVGTVLISAISNFFDAYRFSKALIILGGGWAVVALVGRRLATHFLRYHDLRLSERRQKNVAIVGSGVESLRVRHLLEQAGVQARIIGFITPAAEVTAAVLVAADAPGTYAAGGGTATLAAPPLLSAGPADEALGEVRQLEDIIRIYALDELIFCGRDLSASQIISLMVSLPQQPPVAYKILPQDSEYIIGSSSKDSPGDYYTLDITLNLFRPEQVRNKRLLDIFTSLVLLLASPLLLALQQHKGGFLRNCVRVLAGSCTWVGLRYAAAPQRLARAILSPADGVQARGPLTEATRRRLELLYAKDYEPGTDLRILLRRFRWLGME